One genomic region from Bradyrhizobium icense encodes:
- a CDS encoding sulfite exporter TauE/SafE family protein, whose amino-acid sequence MNPAALIPADISLNAALAICAVAFVSGTARGFSGFGSALIFMPLASSIADPRLVAALLLIIDFVAAAPLLPNAWEKADRKATAIMVTGALIGVPIGTYFLSRLEPVTTRWIISVFVFALLLLLLSGWRYRGKDHAAVSIGIGGLSGFCSGLAQTGGPPIVGYWLGRPIPSVIARANIVLFFGASDFFSAVSYAATGLITMDAIKFALVVGPVYGFGVWFGASLFGKASETVFRSICYALIAAAVIFGLPALDGVLR is encoded by the coding sequence ATGAATCCGGCGGCGCTTATTCCGGCTGATATCAGCCTTAACGCCGCCCTCGCGATTTGCGCGGTCGCCTTCGTCTCGGGAACGGCACGCGGTTTTTCCGGGTTCGGCTCGGCGCTGATTTTCATGCCGCTGGCCAGCTCGATTGCCGACCCGCGGCTGGTGGCCGCGCTGTTGCTGATCATCGATTTCGTCGCCGCCGCGCCGCTGCTGCCGAACGCGTGGGAGAAGGCCGACCGCAAGGCGACCGCCATCATGGTAACCGGCGCGCTGATCGGTGTGCCGATCGGCACCTATTTCCTGAGCCGGCTAGAGCCGGTGACGACGCGCTGGATCATTTCCGTCTTCGTGTTCGCTCTGCTGTTGCTTCTGCTCTCGGGGTGGCGCTATCGCGGCAAGGATCATGCGGCGGTCTCGATCGGCATCGGCGGCCTATCGGGTTTTTGCAGCGGGCTGGCCCAGACCGGCGGGCCGCCGATCGTCGGCTACTGGCTCGGCCGGCCGATTCCTTCCGTGATCGCGCGCGCCAACATCGTGCTGTTCTTCGGCGCGTCGGACTTCTTCTCCGCCGTCAGCTACGCCGCGACCGGACTGATCACGATGGATGCGATCAAATTCGCGCTGGTGGTCGGCCCCGTCTACGGCTTCGGCGTCTGGTTCGGCGCCTCGCTGTTCGGCAAGGCCAGCGAGACCGTATTCCGCTCGATCTGTTACGC